The sequence TAAGAACTCTCAGGCATTTTTTGAGGCATGTCGAGGTATTTCCTGTATACTATACAATTTTATGTCATCGAGAGTAAACTATGGCACTGAGGTTAGCGAAGAACACAGCGAACGGGTGACTGAAATCGAAGGCTTGGAAATTCATCTAGTTCGAGATAAACTTCACCCTTCAAGTGATGAAATAAGACTTTAATTCAATACTCGAGACTTTCCGCTTTAGCTTTGATTTTTCTCTTGGAATTAAAAGAGTTGACACAAGCAAGACAAAGTTGCGCGTTGCAAATTGTCATCAGCATGGACCTTGTAGGCTGGAGCCTGACTCAAAATTCAGCCAAGTCCTTTACAAGAAACATTCTTGGAAGGAAGGCCAAGCCTGCTAAAATAAACCTTCAACGGAAGTTAAACTTAGGCTAAATTTCTGCTCAAACTCTGTCGAGTCATGGGATCGACTTTCTTCCTGGACCATCAGGGAATCTCCGTCTAGTCAGAAAGTCGATTCTGTTTTTAGAGTGGGCTCTTCCTTGAAGAGTCTAAAGCCTACGTTTGATGTGGCATCGTCCTGCGATGAGATTGGTGTCAACTCCCTGCAATTATAATTATTAGATCAATGATATTAAAGACCTCGCTTAATATGAAATTTAACTATGGTTAATAACTGACCTAGAATAATTGCGATTTGCGGATCAATCGTAACTGCAGACATACCTGAGGATCATCGCGGGACTTCCAGCAGCGAGCATATGATCTTGTGGACTAAGTGGAGCGGTATTGGCCGGAGTGAGGGGACTGCTGGGACTCTCGTTACTGCTGACATAACTTCCTGGTGCATTTGGAATGGGGACGGGCGTCGTCGAACCATTCATTTCGGTGGTGGCGCCCCCTAGGAGCATTTCTTGAAGCAGGACGTCGATTTGGGCGACTCCAAAGAGCCTAACGAACTGAATCTGCTCAATCATCTGCCACGATATGGATTGCAGGGCTGGCAGTGTGAGCAAAATCTCCCCAAATCGTCCTCGACTATCGTACTGACGATCGCTTATATAATCCTCGAGATTGATTTGGACTTGGTAGCGCAGGTGCTTAATTCTCCCTGGATCGCTTAAACCTTTCGCGTCTGCAAATTGAAAGGAGTTAGAGCAAGAACGCTTGCGAGTCAACGGCTTAATAGGAAGAAGTAGGTCTCGTTATAGGAACGAGGAGTTATCATGTATGCATATTAACCATGATGATTGGGAGGAACGAGAGATTCGTTGAGGGAGAGATTCATTCAGGCTTTGGAGAGATGTGTTCAATTGAAGCGCGCACACATCGATGAAATGGCTGGAAGGGATCATTATGAATTACAGCAGATTATGTGATTTTGGATTGTTAATGTGTGAAGGATTCCGTAAGAGGAGAAGATGGAATTAAAGTGACTTACTCGGATCGAAGAACACGATGGCCTTGAGACAGGCGAATTCCGTGTCGTCAATCTGCACCTCGTTAAGTGGCTTTACCAGCTCGTCCATCACTCTTATGCCCACCTTGCTGATGTCAAGGTCTTGGTTTCTCCCCTCTGTGGAAAACGATATAACTAAGACACACGGTTATACCGTTCGTAGTCTAAAAAACGACTGAGCCCGGTATCTGGAATTaccaaattcttttcttttgtaccTCTATACCAACCCATCAACATGCAGTTTTATTCACACAGAACATTAACGCCGGACTCAGTCAACTAGCTACACCCCGACATCGTGCAAAAATGTCGCAGCAATCACTGGAATTACATGTTGAACTACACAATAATAGAGACGCTACTTTGGCAAAATTGagagaatataaaattaatgtcaGCGATTGCTACGAAAGCTCTAAGCTCAGTTTACTGCAGCTTTCCTTCAaccagaaacaaaaacaaaacggACAAAGAATACCCAAacacctttaaaaaaaagatgcctTCACAATGAAGACATTACCCAACTAGCTTGAGATAAGATACGCAACGGAAGTAgtcaagtaatttttatttaaggaaaaacaCAAGTGGGTACGTTAGCTATGGTGCCTACAGGTTAGAGATTGCGCAATGTAAAAGGTCAAGGCTACATTCTATCGGTTAAACTCATACCTTGACTACGTCCGAAATATATTCGTGGCTCTTTATTAcattaaacatatatatataaaatcgGTAGTAAGTCTTATAAGTGACTAGGCTCAACATTATGCCTCCAAGGTATCAACAACCTTGGCTATGAGTGATAATCGTTTTTTTCAAGATAATATTTGACTTCCAAAGAAGCCTCTTTACTTGCATTGATATACCGAtcgtaaaaattgaattcataatttaattcttCCCAGAAAGCATCACTATATTCGTgtttattcataaattcaaaagttttacttgagtttttttttttgtttagttataaaatataagaacTGAAAATTGAGTTTAGATTAGCAAGTCGAGTTGCGAAAGTTTCCTCTACCCTCAGAAAGACAAAGACGAGTTTTGAGTTATTCGAAATATTACATACCAGGACAATTTTTTGTGATAATACAGTTATTTCCGAGTAGAAGAACATCCTTAAGGTGCATACTGCGCCTAGCCACTCCGAGTAGAAGGTGTTCTC comes from Belonocnema kinseyi isolate 2016_QV_RU_SX_M_011 chromosome 5, B_treatae_v1, whole genome shotgun sequence and encodes:
- the LOC117172394 gene encoding hepatocyte nuclear factor 4-gamma isoform X3 codes for the protein MGLADADLSMGTGGAGGSVLGIPGSGVAGVISQHCAICGDRATGKHYGAASCDGCKGFFRRSVRKNHLYTCRFSRNCVVDKDKRNQCRYCRLRKCFKAGMKKEGIISAVQNERDRISCRRPSYEEQGNNGGGLSVVSLLHAEMLSRQVGAALEPSSPSNDIDLSTKQIANINDVCASMRQQLLNLVDWAKYIPAFLELTLDDQVALLRAHAGEHLLLGVARRSMHLKDVLLLGNNCIITKNCPVISFSTEGRNQDLDISKVGIRVMDELVKPLNEVQIDDTEFACLKAIVFFDPNAKGLSDPGRIKHLRYQVQINLEDYISDRQYDSRGRFGEILLTLPALQSISWQMIEQIQFVRLFGVAQIDVLLQEMLLGGATTEMNGSTTPVPIPNAPGSYVSSNESPSSPLTPANTAPLSPQDHMLAAGSPAMILRELTPISSQDDATSNVGFRLFKEEPTLKTESTF
- the LOC117172394 gene encoding hepatocyte nuclear factor 4-gamma isoform X2 gives rise to the protein MGLAEIRVDADLSMGTGGAGGSVLGIPGSGVAGVISQHCAICGDRATGKHYGAASCDGCKGFFRRSVRKNHLYTCRFSRNCVVDKDKRNQCRYCRLRKCFKAGMKKEAVQNERDRISCRRPSYEEQGNNGGGLSVVSLLHAEMLSRQVGAALEPSSPSNDIDLSTKQIANINDVCASMRQQLLNLVDWAKYIPAFLELTLDDQVALLRAHAGEHLLLGVARRSMHLKDVLLLGNNCIITKNCPVISFSTEGRNQDLDISKVGIRVMDELVKPLNEVQIDDTEFACLKAIVFFDPNAKGLSDPGRIKHLRYQVQINLEDYISDRQYDSRGRFGEILLTLPALQSISWQMIEQIQFVRLFGVAQIDVLLQEMLLGGATTEMNGSTTPVPIPNAPGSYVSSNESPSSPLTPANTAPLSPQDHMLAAGSPAMILRELTPISSQDDATSNVGFRLFKEEPTLKTESTF
- the LOC117172394 gene encoding hepatocyte nuclear factor 4-gamma isoform X5, translating into MGLAEIRVDADLSMGTGGAGGSVLGIPGSGVAGVISQHCAICGDRATGKHYGAASCDGCKGFFRRSVRKNHLYTCRFSRNCVVDKDKRNQCRYCRLRKCFKAGMKKEAVQNERDRISCRRPSYEEQGNNGGGLSVVSLLHAEMLSRQVGAALEPSSPSNDIDLSTKQIANINDVCASMRQQLLNLVDWAKYIPAFLELTLDDQVALLRAHAGEHLLLGVARRSMHLKDVLLLGNNCIITKNCPEGRNQDLDISKVGIRVMDELVKPLNEVQIDDTEFACLKAIVFFDPNAKGLSDPGRIKHLRYQVQINLEDYISDRQYDSRGRFGEILLTLPALQSISWQMIEQIQFVRLFGVAQIDVLLQEMLLGGATTEMNGSTTPVPIPNAPGSYVSSNESPSSPLTPANTAPLSPQDHMLAAGSPAMILRELTPISSQDDATSNVGFRLFKEEPTLKTESTF
- the LOC117172394 gene encoding hepatocyte nuclear factor 4-gamma isoform X1; translation: MGLAEIRVDADLSMGTGGAGGSVLGIPGSGVAGVISQHCAICGDRATGKHYGAASCDGCKGFFRRSVRKNHLYTCRFSRNCVVDKDKRNQCRYCRLRKCFKAGMKKEGIISAVQNERDRISCRRPSYEEQGNNGGGLSVVSLLHAEMLSRQVGAALEPSSPSNDIDLSTKQIANINDVCASMRQQLLNLVDWAKYIPAFLELTLDDQVALLRAHAGEHLLLGVARRSMHLKDVLLLGNNCIITKNCPVISFSTEGRNQDLDISKVGIRVMDELVKPLNEVQIDDTEFACLKAIVFFDPNAKGLSDPGRIKHLRYQVQINLEDYISDRQYDSRGRFGEILLTLPALQSISWQMIEQIQFVRLFGVAQIDVLLQEMLLGGATTEMNGSTTPVPIPNAPGSYVSSNESPSSPLTPANTAPLSPQDHMLAAGSPAMILRELTPISSQDDATSNVGFRLFKEEPTLKTESTF
- the LOC117172394 gene encoding hepatocyte nuclear factor 4-gamma isoform X6, with product MGTGGAGGSVLGIPGSGVAGVISQHCAICGDRATGKHYGAASCDGCKGFFRRSVRKNHLYTCRFSRNCVVDKDKRNQCRYCRLRKCFKAGMKKEGIISAVQNERDRISCRRPSYEEQGNNGGGLSVVSLLHAEMLSRQVGAALEPSSPSNDIDLSTKQIANINDVCASMRQQLLNLVDWAKYIPAFLELTLDDQVALLRAHAGEHLLLGVARRSMHLKDVLLLGNNCIITKNCPVISFSTEGRNQDLDISKVGIRVMDELVKPLNEVQIDDTEFACLKAIVFFDPNAKGLSDPGRIKHLRYQVQINLEDYISDRQYDSRGRFGEILLTLPALQSISWQMIEQIQFVRLFGVAQIDVLLQEMLLGGATTEMNGSTTPVPIPNAPGSYVSSNESPSSPLTPANTAPLSPQDHMLAAGSPAMILRELTPISSQDDATSNVGFRLFKEEPTLKTESTF
- the LOC117172394 gene encoding hepatocyte nuclear factor 4-gamma isoform X4, which translates into the protein MGLAEIRVDADLSMGTGGAGGSVLGIPGSGVAGVISQHCAICGDRATGKHYGAASCDGCKGFFRRSVRKNHLYTCRFSRNCVVDKDKRNQCRYCRLRKCFKAGMKKEGIISAVQNERDRISCRRPSYEEQGNNGGGLSVVSLLHAEMLSRQVGAALEPSSPSNDIDLSTKQIANINDVCASMRQQLLNLVDWAKYIPAFLELTLDDQVALLRAHAGEHLLLGVARRSMHLKDVLLLGNNCIITKNCPEGRNQDLDISKVGIRVMDELVKPLNEVQIDDTEFACLKAIVFFDPNAKGLSDPGRIKHLRYQVQINLEDYISDRQYDSRGRFGEILLTLPALQSISWQMIEQIQFVRLFGVAQIDVLLQEMLLGGATTEMNGSTTPVPIPNAPGSYVSSNESPSSPLTPANTAPLSPQDHMLAAGSPAMILRELTPISSQDDATSNVGFRLFKEEPTLKTESTF